One genomic window of Psychrobacillus sp. INOP01 includes the following:
- a CDS encoding multidrug efflux SMR transporter: MEWILLIIAGLFEVAFVICMKLSDGFKKVKFTILTVISASLSFFLLSLALKEIAVGTGYAVWTGIGAAGSVLLGMYLFQEKKSRKKLFFLSCIIMGVVGLKLFG, translated from the coding sequence ATGGAGTGGATTTTATTAATAATCGCTGGGCTATTTGAAGTGGCATTTGTTATTTGTATGAAGTTATCTGATGGCTTCAAAAAAGTGAAATTTACAATTCTCACAGTTATCTCTGCTTCTTTAAGTTTTTTCTTATTGTCTTTAGCGTTAAAAGAAATTGCAGTCGGTACTGGTTATGCTGTATGGACAGGAATTGGGGCTGCAGGAAGCGTTCTTCTGGGGATGTATTTATTTCAGGAGAAAAAAAGTAGAAAGAAATTATTCTTTCTAAGCTGTATTATCATGGGAGTAGTGGGTCTAAAATTGTTTGGGTAA
- a CDS encoding helix-turn-helix transcriptional regulator: MSTLGERIRTLRKQQKMTLEALAGTELTKGMLSLIENNKANPSMESLNYIASQLGVEVTELLEEISGQELRKILDQAELLFNTKYDEHKDEFKRVMNLIEPLIPKLTQGYEATRLLELYGRCLSYSSPNESVVLLQKVSKMYEDLNLITKRAEIGTYLAIIPFMNHQYQEALDILLAERKKLEANPLWIDPLSRMDYDYYEAAFYFAVGKYEDAIRMMNEAIQYSNEHKIFNHIDNLFRLAAAQAMMEEDVEKMDYYLKKLEAYSEFADDEDSRVFIHYANIHYLNTFKKRYEEADALYHKFSIDQLNVKLFTPYFLLERGKTLYGLGRLEEAFVQLDKVTIPEITHHPIDLSIFYEKDAYIALCYLEQNQIEKAIRAVKVAMTNVKEMPDTPYKIFIQNVYEKVMKH; this comes from the coding sequence TTGTCCACATTAGGCGAACGAATTCGTACATTACGTAAACAGCAGAAAATGACGCTTGAAGCGTTAGCTGGCACAGAGTTAACAAAGGGCATGCTCAGTTTAATAGAAAACAACAAAGCAAATCCTTCCATGGAAAGCTTAAATTATATCGCATCACAGCTAGGTGTTGAAGTAACTGAGTTACTGGAAGAAATAAGCGGACAAGAGTTGCGAAAGATATTGGATCAAGCAGAATTACTGTTCAATACAAAGTACGATGAACACAAAGATGAGTTTAAACGCGTGATGAATCTAATAGAACCCTTAATTCCAAAACTAACTCAAGGATATGAGGCAACGCGCTTACTCGAGTTATATGGAAGATGTTTATCTTATTCTTCCCCAAATGAATCAGTTGTTCTATTGCAAAAGGTTTCTAAAATGTATGAAGACTTGAACTTGATAACAAAAAGAGCTGAAATAGGAACATATCTTGCAATAATTCCATTTATGAATCATCAATATCAAGAAGCGTTAGATATTCTGTTAGCAGAACGAAAAAAACTGGAAGCAAATCCTTTATGGATTGATCCGTTATCAAGAATGGATTATGACTATTACGAAGCCGCGTTTTACTTTGCAGTCGGGAAATACGAGGACGCCATTCGAATGATGAACGAAGCCATTCAGTATTCCAATGAACATAAAATATTTAATCACATAGACAATCTATTTAGGTTGGCAGCAGCGCAAGCAATGATGGAAGAAGATGTAGAGAAAATGGATTATTATTTGAAAAAACTTGAAGCCTACAGCGAATTTGCTGATGACGAGGATTCTAGAGTTTTTATCCATTATGCTAATATTCATTACTTAAACACGTTTAAGAAAAGGTACGAAGAGGCAGACGCTTTATACCATAAGTTTTCCATTGACCAGTTAAATGTAAAGTTATTCACTCCGTACTTCCTGCTTGAAAGAGGTAAGACTTTATACGGTTTAGGACGTTTGGAGGAAGCATTTGTTCAATTGGATAAAGTAACGATTCCCGAAATCACCCACCATCCAATCGATTTATCCATTTTCTATGAAAAGGATGCATACATTGCATTATGCTACCTAGAACAAAACCAAATAGAAAAGGCAATAAGAGCAGTAAAAGTAGCAATGACCAATGTTAAAGAAATGCCGGACACACCTTATAAAATATTTATCCAAAATGTATATGAGAAAGTGATGAAACATTGA
- a CDS encoding FtsW/RodA/SpoVE family cell cycle protein: MENKKGFADRFDWTLAFIILLFLIISLLAISSAQTSGQYAINFIPKQLFWYVVGIVIIGIVMFFEPEQYKKLSWYIYGIGVVLLLILFLLPDSLALVKPRNGAKSWFHLPVGDIQPAEFMKTFYILGLARLITIHNERNLIKTVKTDIILLVKIGVTLIIPLAFILTQPDLGTSLVFLAITAALIIVAGITWKIILPIFLGGIGIGGLLLWMAVYMQDFLSDKFGFNPYQFARIYSWLDPYSYANDEGMHLITSLNAIGSGEIFGKGYGERIVYVPENHTDFIFAVIGEEYGFVGASIVVSLYFLLIFHLTKITLQLKDAYSTYVCAGIIAMITFHVFENIGMTIQLLPITGIPLPFISYGGSSLMGNMLAIGLVFGMKFHHRTYMFAKNEDD; encoded by the coding sequence ATGGAGAACAAAAAAGGCTTTGCTGATCGTTTCGATTGGACACTTGCTTTTATCATATTATTATTTCTAATCATTAGTTTACTTGCTATTTCGTCCGCACAAACATCTGGACAATATGCAATAAATTTTATACCAAAACAGCTATTTTGGTATGTTGTCGGTATCGTTATTATTGGCATTGTTATGTTTTTTGAACCAGAGCAATATAAAAAATTATCCTGGTATATTTACGGAATCGGGGTAGTTCTACTACTTATCCTTTTCCTTTTGCCTGATAGTTTAGCTTTAGTAAAACCACGAAATGGGGCAAAGAGTTGGTTCCACTTGCCTGTAGGTGATATTCAGCCTGCTGAATTTATGAAGACCTTCTATATACTAGGACTTGCCCGATTAATCACGATTCATAATGAGAGAAATCTTATTAAAACAGTAAAGACAGATATAATTTTGCTAGTAAAAATTGGGGTTACACTAATTATCCCTCTAGCATTTATCCTTACTCAGCCCGACCTTGGCACCTCGTTAGTGTTCCTAGCAATCACTGCGGCACTTATTATAGTCGCTGGAATTACATGGAAGATAATTCTACCCATCTTTTTAGGAGGGATAGGAATTGGTGGTCTACTATTGTGGATGGCCGTCTATATGCAAGATTTTTTGAGTGACAAGTTTGGTTTTAATCCATACCAATTTGCACGTATTTATTCTTGGTTGGATCCCTACTCTTATGCAAATGATGAAGGGATGCATTTAATCACTTCTTTGAATGCAATTGGCTCTGGAGAGATTTTTGGCAAAGGCTATGGCGAGCGTATTGTATATGTTCCGGAAAATCATACCGACTTTATATTTGCTGTAATTGGAGAGGAATATGGTTTTGTAGGAGCAAGCATTGTTGTAAGTCTTTACTTCTTACTTATTTTTCATTTGACGAAAATTACACTTCAATTAAAAGATGCGTATAGTACGTATGTCTGTGCGGGAATTATCGCAATGATTACATTCCATGTATTTGAAAATATTGGTATGACCATTCAATTATTGCCTATTACGGGTATACCTCTTCCATTTATAAGTTATGGTGGTAGTTCTCTCATGGGGAATATGTTAGCTATTGGTTTAGTATTTGGTATGAAGTTTCATCATCGAACTTATATGTTTGCGAAAAACGAAGACGATTAA
- a CDS encoding Lmo0850 family protein, which produces MAKEVDLKKIVSNLSKLGVTVTMTKSRLDLLKALAPPAQSPHAQN; this is translated from the coding sequence ATGGCAAAGGAAGTTGATTTGAAGAAAATTGTAAGTAATCTTTCAAAGCTTGGTGTTACTGTTACAATGACGAAATCTAGACTTGACCTACTTAAAGCTTTAGCACCACCAGCACAAAGTCCTCACGCACAAAACTAA
- a CDS encoding MFS transporter codes for MNKIMFILMSIQFLVYLGFGIIIPVLPEVILEQNYNEIHVGGLLTVYSLASFFTAPLWGMLSDRIGRKTLILIGLVGFSLSFWLFSLFFDSLFMLYLSRVVGGLFSGALYTAVTGFAADLSNEENRNKYMGFLGMSIGLGFIFGPAIGGVLGHIDLALPFTASAILLLVIFVYALIILKEPKRTGEANKRALLPKGAASLWSYRIKYLFLFSFMVTFLLAGLEATFQLFQIERIEITPLQIGYLFMFSGFVDAAIQGGVVRRIKNGTETKWLLYAQIVTAVGLFMTVFTQSIFWAGLSLCVFTAGNALARTTIVSLTTKESGGRYGTAAGMSYSMDNLGRIIGPLLFAWLFTMQPDNIYMLSGVLAVLSIGLIFAYRKSTKSLKNVA; via the coding sequence ATGAATAAGATTATGTTTATATTAATGTCTATCCAATTTTTGGTTTATCTTGGCTTTGGAATTATCATTCCAGTATTGCCAGAGGTTATTTTAGAGCAAAATTATAATGAAATTCACGTTGGTGGTCTATTGACGGTCTACTCTTTAGCTTCCTTTTTCACTGCTCCATTATGGGGAATGCTATCAGATCGTATTGGACGAAAAACGCTTATTTTAATCGGTTTAGTGGGCTTCAGTTTAAGCTTTTGGTTGTTTTCTTTATTTTTTGATTCTCTCTTTATGCTCTACTTGTCTCGTGTAGTTGGTGGATTATTTTCCGGTGCTCTTTACACAGCAGTTACTGGATTTGCGGCTGATTTATCCAATGAAGAGAACCGAAATAAGTATATGGGATTCCTCGGCATGTCGATTGGTTTAGGGTTTATTTTTGGTCCAGCAATCGGCGGAGTATTAGGGCATATAGACTTGGCACTTCCGTTTACAGCTTCCGCGATTTTATTGCTCGTGATTTTTGTTTATGCTTTAATTATTTTAAAGGAACCAAAACGTACGGGTGAAGCAAATAAACGTGCACTCCTTCCGAAAGGAGCAGCAAGTCTATGGAGCTATCGCATTAAATATCTATTCCTATTTTCGTTCATGGTAACGTTTTTACTAGCAGGTCTTGAAGCTACATTCCAGCTGTTTCAAATCGAAAGAATCGAAATTACTCCACTACAAATCGGCTATCTGTTTATGTTCAGTGGATTTGTCGATGCAGCAATTCAAGGTGGTGTTGTCCGCCGCATTAAAAATGGTACAGAAACAAAGTGGCTATTATATGCGCAAATTGTTACAGCGGTTGGATTATTCATGACTGTCTTCACTCAAAGTATTTTCTGGGCAGGACTGTCCCTATGTGTGTTCACCGCAGGAAATGCGCTAGCGCGAACTACAATTGTTTCGCTAACTACGAAAGAATCTGGCGGACGCTATGGTACAGCCGCCGGGATGTCCTACTCGATGGATAACCTAGGTCGCATTATCGGTCCATTATTGTTCGCTTGGCTGTTTACAATGCAACCTGACAATATTTATATGTTATCTGGGGTGCTTGCCGTTCTTTCTATTGGTTTAATCTTCGCATATCGCAAGTCAACGAAGTCACTGAAGAATGTTGCGTAG
- the sugE gene encoding quaternary ammonium compound efflux SMR transporter SugE — translation MAWILLIIAGLTEIIWAIGLKEAHGFTELVPSIVTIIFLIVSFFLFAKAMKTIPIGTAYAIFTGIGAAGTAIVGIIWFGEEVGFGKLFFLFVLLFGIIGLKLVDDDEEEAR, via the coding sequence ATGGCTTGGATTTTATTAATAATTGCAGGACTGACAGAAATAATATGGGCAATTGGTTTAAAAGAGGCTCATGGATTTACGGAGCTTGTCCCTTCTATTGTTACGATTATATTCTTAATCGTAAGTTTTTTCCTGTTTGCTAAAGCTATGAAGACGATTCCGATCGGTACAGCATATGCTATATTCACAGGCATTGGAGCAGCAGGCACGGCTATTGTAGGGATTATTTGGTTTGGGGAAGAGGTAGGCTTTGGTAAGCTCTTCTTTTTGTTTGTCCTACTATTTGGGATCATCGGTCTAAAATTAGTGGATGATGATGAAGAGGAGGCGAGATAA
- a CDS encoding MFS transporter produces MDEVLKLKKATYHLWTFTVSKLVSTFGAQVYSFAISFYILQLTGSASSFALNLICSILPRTLVAPFAGYAADKYSRKMIVIVSQIATTLAISGLLIVSLTAGLSLVAIYSTTVILSLTSLFSGVTFSSSITGLVDEGRIQKAMSLNQMSISFAAIGSPAVGGLLYGAVSMPVFLIMYMVASVIAVILESTMDFKLFAKRKVVVEGEPKESMLESMKAGFRYLMKKPILKTMVVISLFINFLFGAYQVGYSFILIEKLKVSAQHFGFTEGAFAIGMLLLSIYFSARKELKFPFLVSKWGIIVLGVLMGAVALPLLINMSYIVIVVFYIVLMFFFGVSMIVTNTPIQVMMQKMIEDDYKGRVFSIIETCALALMPLGMVLFGFLYDVFPAEGILIVSSILLILVTLFLARPSVVRSAHPELGQKKVGYLKTES; encoded by the coding sequence ATGGATGAAGTATTAAAGCTTAAAAAAGCAACATATCACTTGTGGACGTTCACGGTTAGTAAGCTTGTTTCCACTTTTGGTGCACAGGTGTATTCATTTGCTATTAGTTTTTACATTTTGCAGTTAACGGGATCTGCGTCGAGTTTTGCGCTAAATCTGATTTGTAGCATTTTACCGAGGACATTGGTTGCTCCGTTTGCAGGATATGCTGCTGACAAGTATTCTCGTAAAATGATTGTCATCGTATCGCAGATTGCTACGACACTTGCAATTAGTGGCTTACTTATTGTGAGTTTGACGGCGGGTTTATCATTAGTAGCTATTTATAGTACGACTGTGATCCTATCGTTAACTTCTTTATTTTCCGGAGTGACTTTTAGTTCGTCTATTACAGGATTAGTTGACGAGGGACGAATTCAAAAAGCGATGTCGCTCAATCAAATGTCCATCTCTTTTGCAGCTATTGGAAGCCCAGCAGTAGGAGGACTTCTTTACGGAGCGGTATCTATGCCTGTATTTTTAATTATGTATATGGTTGCTTCCGTTATAGCGGTTATTTTGGAATCTACGATGGACTTTAAACTATTTGCTAAACGAAAAGTAGTTGTTGAAGGGGAACCTAAGGAATCAATGCTAGAGAGTATGAAAGCGGGCTTCCGTTACTTGATGAAGAAACCTATTTTAAAAACAATGGTTGTTATCTCCTTATTTATCAACTTCTTGTTTGGTGCCTATCAGGTAGGATACTCATTTATTCTAATTGAAAAATTGAAGGTTAGTGCTCAACACTTCGGTTTTACTGAGGGGGCATTTGCGATTGGGATGCTTCTACTGTCTATCTATTTCTCTGCACGGAAGGAATTGAAATTTCCGTTTCTAGTATCTAAATGGGGAATTATTGTCTTGGGAGTTCTTATGGGAGCAGTTGCTTTGCCATTGTTAATCAATATGTCCTATATAGTGATAGTTGTATTTTATATTGTACTAATGTTCTTCTTTGGAGTATCAATGATTGTGACAAACACGCCGATACAGGTAATGATGCAGAAAATGATAGAAGATGATTATAAAGGGCGTGTATTTTCTATAATTGAAACTTGCGCGTTGGCTCTTATGCCTCTTGGAATGGTTTTGTTTGGATTCTTATACGATGTCTTCCCAGCAGAAGGTATTTTAATTGTCTCTAGTATTTTGCTGATATTAGTAACTCTATTCTTGGCAAGACCTTCTGTAGTCAGATCAGCCCATCCAGAACTTGGACAGAAAAAAGTGGGTTATCTGAAAACGGAAAGTTGA
- a CDS encoding ABC transporter permease: protein MLFSLIAKQMKMLIRNKQPLIILLVMPLVLITILSNALGSIMDGGEGAAIQANLLIVDDSSWTQEEEAIKLFLEREGVTGPALDALLKQFKSSDPVELLKDTILASDEMKKYIAVDYKQTVDLKAVRQDENIDGILNIPTDFRLNYIKTAYFNNANFAELSLYLNQDNDIRASIIQSVLADWQSGYTQSAALLEANLSPQEIMSNLEGVEKIEQVLEANERKIPASIYYTVGMLVMFALYIPAFLAGFALQEVQWKVYDRILLAGVSPILYTLSIFFTGTLVAFTQQVIMLLFGMFVLGIEWISLEGMTVIIVSYSLFVGALSALMTTLQFRTKTDGIANIFNGLFITVFSFLGGSFFNIRDISEMLGKIGDLTPNGATMSAILSIQKGQDLSVIWPFMFALYILVVVCVLLSIVFFPRRGVAE from the coding sequence ATGCTGTTTAGTTTAATTGCAAAGCAAATGAAAATGCTTATCCGAAATAAGCAACCGTTAATTATTTTGTTAGTCATGCCACTCGTTTTAATAACGATTCTTTCAAATGCGTTAGGAAGTATAATGGATGGTGGAGAAGGAGCGGCTATTCAAGCAAATTTACTCATAGTAGATGATTCATCATGGACTCAAGAGGAAGAAGCGATTAAGCTTTTTCTAGAACGAGAAGGAGTTACTGGTCCAGCCTTGGATGCTTTGCTCAAACAGTTTAAAAGTAGTGATCCAGTTGAATTATTAAAAGATACAATTCTGGCTTCCGATGAAATGAAAAAGTATATTGCAGTGGACTATAAACAGACAGTTGATTTAAAGGCTGTTCGACAGGATGAAAACATAGATGGGATACTAAATATTCCGACTGATTTTCGTCTGAATTATATTAAAACAGCGTACTTTAACAATGCAAACTTTGCAGAACTATCATTATACTTAAACCAAGATAATGACATTCGTGCGTCCATAATCCAATCTGTTCTAGCAGATTGGCAAAGTGGGTATACGCAATCGGCAGCACTTTTAGAGGCTAATTTATCACCTCAGGAGATAATGAGTAATCTCGAAGGTGTTGAGAAAATAGAGCAGGTTTTAGAGGCAAATGAGCGTAAAATCCCTGCATCTATTTACTACACAGTTGGGATGTTGGTGATGTTCGCGTTATATATTCCTGCTTTTCTAGCAGGCTTTGCTCTGCAGGAAGTACAGTGGAAAGTATATGACCGTATTTTATTGGCTGGAGTCTCGCCTATTTTATATACACTTTCGATTTTCTTTACAGGAACACTCGTGGCCTTTACCCAACAAGTGATTATGCTATTATTTGGTATGTTTGTATTAGGAATAGAATGGATTAGTTTAGAAGGCATGACCGTAATTATTGTTAGCTATAGTTTATTTGTTGGTGCGTTATCCGCTTTAATGACAACGCTCCAGTTTCGAACTAAAACAGATGGTATTGCGAATATATTCAACGGGTTATTCATAACGGTATTTTCCTTCCTAGGCGGATCATTCTTTAACATTCGAGATATTTCTGAAATGCTTGGGAAAATTGGAGATTTAACTCCCAATGGAGCAACGATGTCTGCCATACTATCTATACAAAAAGGTCAGGATTTATCTGTTATTTGGCCCTTTATGTTTGCTCTATATATACTTGTCGTTGTTTGTGTGTTACTTTCCATTGTTTTCTTTCCGAGAAGAGGTGTGGCAGAATGA
- a CDS encoding CBS domain-containing protein: MNIKDVMSKEVVTCNPQDYVSEVADQMRTLDIGCLPVVSNNKLVGMITDRDIVTRSVAKDMKSKVEDVMTKSVISVSPEDSTSDASIVMARNQVRRLPVMDDGKLVGFVSLADLAFPFPHVQEISNAMESISEPRQF; the protein is encoded by the coding sequence TTGAATATAAAAGATGTAATGAGTAAAGAAGTAGTAACCTGCAATCCTCAGGATTATGTAAGTGAAGTGGCAGATCAAATGCGAACACTAGACATTGGATGTTTACCCGTAGTCAGTAACAATAAATTAGTTGGAATGATAACGGATCGGGACATCGTGACAAGGTCGGTTGCCAAAGATATGAAAAGCAAAGTGGAGGATGTCATGACTAAGTCCGTTATCTCCGTTTCTCCAGAAGATTCCACATCCGACGCTTCTATTGTTATGGCACGCAATCAAGTTCGACGACTCCCCGTAATGGACGATGGCAAACTCGTTGGCTTCGTCTCCTTAGCGGATTTAGCTTTCCCTTTCCCACATGTCCAAGAAATTTCTAATGCTATGGAAAGTATATCCGAACCACGGCAATTCTAA
- a CDS encoding ABC transporter permease, translated as MTGIWIARFQNLVRKPTVLIMMTVMTLVMAYLVGGTSNGKMSISVSVDGSETTQAVLERLKEEEGYSLRETTEEELQQQAKEDIRMVGIALKETSYTIFSASDSDSVRNLSLIVESAYSDISFKQQVIQAGGEGAWAKLEVSLKENQAFLIQTEAMDESEVFRYDNALQSLFGFMLFFVFYTVSINVQFILDDKRSGVWNRLKLASISRFQLYFGHLSFSYIIGLVQVLLVLFVFRYVLGTNMYDGFWKVVIIAAFYVLLVMAFSVFVISLVKTVSQSSVVISLVAVAFAMIGGAYWPLEIVQSEGLLAMKWISPIYYAMESMKRVTVYEGTLSSVWTYVSMMVVIALLLLVVGITLLEKRTERYHSSE; from the coding sequence ATGACGGGAATATGGATTGCTAGATTTCAAAATTTGGTACGTAAGCCTACCGTTTTAATAATGATGACGGTAATGACTTTAGTAATGGCATATTTGGTAGGAGGCACTAGTAATGGAAAGATGAGTATATCAGTGTCTGTGGATGGCTCTGAAACGACTCAAGCCGTACTAGAAAGATTAAAGGAAGAGGAAGGATATTCCCTTCGAGAAACTACAGAAGAAGAGTTACAACAACAAGCAAAAGAAGATATTCGAATGGTCGGTATTGCTTTGAAAGAAACATCCTATACCATTTTTTCTGCCTCGGATTCAGATAGTGTGAGAAATCTATCTCTAATAGTTGAATCAGCTTATAGTGATATTAGTTTTAAACAACAAGTAATACAGGCAGGAGGAGAGGGTGCATGGGCAAAGTTAGAAGTGAGTTTGAAAGAAAACCAAGCATTCCTTATTCAAACAGAGGCAATGGATGAGTCAGAGGTCTTTCGTTACGATAATGCTCTTCAAAGCTTGTTTGGTTTTATGTTATTCTTTGTTTTTTATACGGTGTCTATTAATGTTCAATTTATATTAGATGATAAGCGTTCGGGTGTATGGAATCGTTTGAAGCTAGCATCTATTAGTAGATTCCAATTATACTTTGGACATCTTTCTTTTAGTTATATTATTGGGCTTGTGCAAGTGCTGCTAGTCCTGTTCGTTTTCCGATATGTGTTAGGGACTAATATGTACGATGGTTTTTGGAAAGTAGTGATCATTGCTGCTTTCTATGTATTGCTTGTAATGGCGTTCTCTGTTTTTGTAATCTCTTTAGTGAAAACAGTAAGTCAGAGCAGTGTTGTCATTTCACTTGTAGCGGTGGCATTTGCAATGATTGGTGGAGCGTACTGGCCTCTGGAAATTGTTCAGTCGGAAGGGTTGCTTGCGATGAAATGGATTTCCCCTATTTATTATGCGATGGAGTCTATGAAACGAGTGACGGTTTACGAGGGAACTTTAAGTAGTGTTTGGACGTATGTAAGTATGATGGTCGTTATTGCACTATTACTGTTGGTAGTAGGGATTACTTTATTGGAAAAAAGAACAGAACGCTATCATTCCAGTGAATAG
- a CDS encoding aminotransferase class V-fold PLP-dependent enzyme codes for MYWCKIARTEKEFEAIARLNYETFVEEIPQHEPDPSGMRVDAFHHENVYVIVLKDQELAGMVAFRAARPFSLDLKLGPVEEFLPKDALTGLLCEVRLMAVDKAHRNGRVFYYLARALSDYAYENGYGAAVISGTVREQKLYNQLGFEPFADPVGTEEAKFIPMVLTRDRFDLSVAARFKQKRYSFYPGPVQQSEAIQQAFSVRPVSHRTHEFKVMLERVRKDLLSMSGAAYVHLLLGSGTLANEAMIAQIHVLGENGLIVKNGAFGDRLEKQAKRWQISFDVAPFDWGQSYNLKYIEEKLATGAYSWLLMVHGETSTGMLNSMEEMKLLCNRYNVLLCMDCVSSFGALPFNLEGVYLATGVSGKAIGTMSGLAFVFANTEITSSSNIPSYLDLGLSANNVIPFTMPSQFVHSLEVALKSYENGARYNLLHSRMRFIEGEVSKHGIELLSENHYPMIFTWKEEKFPYLSEDARMSGFDLHYKSDYLMEKGLLQVSCIQPDFEDAWVKFMDWLDNYRLYQG; via the coding sequence ATGTATTGGTGTAAAATTGCACGAACAGAAAAAGAATTTGAAGCTATTGCACGACTAAATTATGAAACGTTTGTGGAGGAGATACCACAGCATGAGCCGGATCCTAGTGGGATGCGGGTCGATGCGTTTCATCATGAAAATGTATATGTCATTGTACTAAAGGATCAGGAGTTAGCGGGGATGGTGGCGTTTCGAGCTGCGCGTCCCTTTTCTCTCGATTTAAAGCTTGGTCCGGTGGAAGAATTTCTTCCAAAGGATGCATTAACCGGATTGTTATGTGAAGTACGATTAATGGCTGTTGATAAGGCACATCGAAACGGACGAGTGTTTTATTACTTAGCACGTGCTCTATCCGATTACGCTTATGAAAATGGATATGGGGCAGCTGTAATATCGGGAACAGTAAGGGAACAGAAATTATATAATCAGCTTGGCTTTGAACCTTTTGCAGATCCAGTGGGTACAGAGGAAGCCAAATTTATCCCTATGGTACTAACTAGAGATCGTTTCGACCTTTCCGTTGCAGCCCGATTTAAACAGAAAAGATATTCGTTTTATCCGGGGCCAGTGCAACAGTCTGAAGCAATTCAGCAAGCATTTTCTGTGAGACCTGTGTCTCATCGAACACATGAGTTTAAAGTCATGCTAGAACGAGTAAGGAAAGACCTATTATCGATGAGTGGTGCAGCATATGTCCACTTGTTATTAGGTAGTGGTACGCTTGCAAATGAAGCTATGATAGCGCAGATACACGTATTAGGAGAGAATGGCCTGATCGTCAAAAACGGAGCTTTTGGTGACCGCTTGGAAAAACAAGCGAAACGTTGGCAGATATCTTTTGATGTTGCTCCTTTTGATTGGGGGCAGTCCTATAACCTGAAGTATATTGAAGAAAAATTGGCTACTGGGGCATATAGTTGGCTCTTAATGGTACATGGTGAAACGTCTACAGGAATGTTAAATAGCATGGAAGAAATGAAGTTATTATGTAACCGATATAATGTGCTGTTATGCATGGATTGTGTAAGCTCGTTTGGGGCACTTCCATTTAACTTAGAAGGAGTATATCTTGCTACAGGTGTGAGTGGGAAAGCCATTGGGACTATGAGCGGATTAGCCTTTGTATTCGCTAACACAGAAATAACATCGAGTAGTAATATTCCTTCATATTTAGATCTGGGATTAAGCGCGAATAATGTAATACCTTTTACGATGCCTTCCCAGTTTGTACATAGTTTAGAGGTTGCGTTAAAATCCTATGAAAATGGAGCAAGGTACAATTTGTTACATAGTCGAATGCGATTTATAGAAGGGGAAGTTTCCAAGCATGGGATTGAATTGCTTTCGGAAAACCACTATCCGATGATTTTCACATGGAAAGAGGAAAAATTTCCTTATCTATCGGAGGATGCAAGAATGTCCGGATTCGACCTTCACTATAAAAGCGATTATTTAATGGAAAAGGGCTTACTGCAGGTATCCTGTATTCAACCAGATTTTGAAGATGCCTGGGTAAAGTTCATGGATTGGCTAGACAACTATCGTTTATACCAAGGGTAA